The Elaeis guineensis isolate ETL-2024a chromosome 5, EG11, whole genome shotgun sequence DNA segment TGAACAAAAAGCGTTCTCGTAGTTCTGTTCGGATCGTAAGAAGAGACTCTCGTACTGTAAGAATAGTAAGGGACCCTGTCTTTTCCTCACTCCTTTAACTTTTTTAGTGTCAAATATTTTTCACGAGATAAGTTAATGAGGGAATCTGATTGAATAAACAATTGTCTTAAATTCAGAAATTATCTGTTGGGGGAATGGCAGAAAAGATTGTATCTGCATTTCACAATGTGATTAGTGCACAGACCAGTGAGGACATGGACTTGAACAAATGCAAGGATGCTGTTCGGCGTGTGGGGAAATTGGAAAAAGATGTTGACCGTGCCTGCAGTCGAGGTGATTTGAAAAGCTTATAGACATTATGCAATTTAGTTTTTCCTTGCGGGTTCAGCTATGTCTATTAATCCCAAATTTTATACGGCATGGCATCTTCTaatcttttctttgtttttagtGGTGGGGGACCCTCGGAGGGAGACTTTAGCAAATGAGTTACTAGAACATGAGATGACTTTAAAACTGTTCATTGAGAAGCTCAAATCATTTGAAGCAAACAGAGAGGCTCTCGTGTCTCAGTTAAAAGAAGCACTGCAGGAACAGGTTTGTTCTTAGTAGTTTGTAATTGCTGTTGGCTACACTTTCATTTTGGCTATGGATATGCTTGGAATTTGCTTGCTAAAATGTTGAAGTTATTCAGGAATCTGCACTGGAGAATGTTCGCACTCAGCTACAGGTGTGTAATTTGTTTTTGGCACCCTGTTTTCTGAACATAATGTATTCTTTAGTGCATATATCATCTGATGCTTAGTTTGGATCTCAGAATAATAGCTATACTGTTGAAGCAAGCATCGTGTAGCAAGCATCATACACGATGCTTGCTAGGGCAATCTCATGTGACAAACGGTAGTTGTCACCCTTGTATTATGAGTTGTATATCATTTCTGCAGTGAAATCTTTTtggaacacattcatgataagtCTTATTTTAGGTTATTCATAACACTAGTTAATCTTAGCATGGAAACTTATCCAgccccctcctccttcttgatTACTAGAATAATGCATGATAcaaatcctttttttttaaaaaaatttttttttggttgatggaAAATGATACATGCAATTATATTTGATTGTCTGTACATTTGGGATAATTTTGACCTTTGTGCATGCTAACAAATATTTTCTAAATGGCAGCTGGCCCAAGGAATGGTTGAGGAAGCTGCCAACATGCAAAGGCGACTCAATGATGAACCGGTTGTTGTGTCAGCAAATCGATCTTCTTCAGCAGAACCTCCAAATCCATACACAAATGGTCCTGCAGCTCAACCATTAAAGAAGAGTACTGCTGCCATTGCTGCGGAGGTTGCGGATAAACTTGCTGCCTCTACTCATTCCCAACAGATCATGACATCTGTCCTCTCCACCTTCGCTGCAGAAGAAGCTAAGAATGCTGGTCTTGTTACATCTGCTAATCTAACTAATTCCTTTAATGAAACGCCAGATAAGAGGATGAAAGTTGAAAAGCCCATGCCAGTTTCCGATTCCTCTACCACAACTGCCTTTGTACCTGTTCAACCGGTGGTTGTTTCAGCATCACATCAGCCCCAAACAGTTCTAATGCATCAAACTTCTATACGAAACCAAGCTTCAGCAACCCAGCCCCAATATAATCTCTACCAAGGTCCGACACAGCAGTACCTACAGCCATCTGGAGGTCTGCCTTTGATGGGTGTGCCTTACTCTTACAATGCTGTACCTCCACCACCACCGGCCCGACCTCAGATGATGAACCTGATTAGGCCATCGCCTTTgccacagcagcagcagcagtctgTTGCTTTAGTTCAACAGCCACCACCCCCACCTCCCCCAATGCCTATGAACCAGCTGCTGCCAATGAATCAACAGCCAGCCAACCAGCCCATGCCAATAAATCAACAGCCAATCAACCAGTCAATGCCAATAAATCCACAACCAGCACAATTCAACCTTCAGCAGCCTGTGCCACCTAGTTATCGGCCCCTTCAACCACCCAGCATGACATTTTACCATCAAACCCAGTAGGTTTTTATTCACCAAAACCTGGtaacctctttttctttttctttttttttttttttttttttttgtgtttacaGAGTTTTGAGTTTTTTGTCATCATAAGTGACTTATGGATTTTTGTAGAAATTTTCAATGTGGGGTCTTTTTGTAGAAATGACCTCAGTGGAAACATGAGATGTCATTTTGGTATTAACTTGTGCACATACAATGTTTGGGGGATATGGAAAAAATGTAAAATGCTCTTTGATCGGTCTGAATCAGAATTCTGAGCGGTTGGAAGTGTGATGTTTGTTTATGGATTTCGGTGCGGTCCGTATCCCATGATATGTTTCACGCACATGCTTTTGCATCATTTAGACTACGTttggttatattttttaatttttaatttttaaaaaatattttttatttttttaaatttattttattaaataaaaataaaaaataaaaattttgtttgataattacgttgctataaagcaaaaagcaatgtttggaAACGATAGGTGAAGAGCTCAACGAGAAAGAAGGAttcagaaaaggaggaagaaaaagatagaggtgaagagctcgatgagagaGAAGGGGTCGGAATTTGGTGTTTTAGATGTGtgaaagtaaataatttttatattttaattattttaattttaattttttattttttataatattatcaaatattattttttaatttttatttattaaaaattaaaaaataaaaaatatttttttaataactaaTCAAACATACTTTTAGTATTGGTATTATACATTGTATCTGCCGAGTATATGCCAGCGCATGCATCTCATGGTGCTGTCAAGCTTGAGCATAATGGGCATGTGATACTGTTGTCTTTGATTTTTTTGGGTGGCTAATGTGATTATTCAAGGAGATGGGTTGCAGAGAACCATTCAAAATTTGTTTGAGTATTTAGGGtttataatttta contains these protein-coding regions:
- the LOC105035552 gene encoding uncharacterized protein, translating into MNSAFSEQILVEKLSRLNSTQQCIETLSHWCIFHRKNAEQVVQTWDKQFHSSQKNEQKIPFLYLANDILQNSKRTGTEFVGEFWKVLPTALKDVIENGDDHGKNVVSRLVDIWEERRVFGSRAQGLKDLMLGSEPLPALELNKKRSRSSVRIVRRDSRTVRIKLSVGGMAEKIVSAFHNVISAQTSEDMDLNKCKDAVRRVGKLEKDVDRACSRVVGDPRRETLANELLEHEMTLKLFIEKLKSFEANREALVSQLKEALQEQESALENVRTQLQLAQGMVEEAANMQRRLNDEPVVVSANRSSSAEPPNPYTNGPAAQPLKKSTAAIAAEVADKLAASTHSQQIMTSVLSTFAAEEAKNAGLVTSANLTNSFNETPDKRMKVEKPMPVSDSSTTTAFVPVQPVVVSASHQPQTVLMHQTSIRNQASATQPQYNLYQGPTQQYLQPSGGLPLMGVPYSYNAVPPPPPARPQMMNLIRPSPLPQQQQQSVALVQQPPPPPPPMPMNQLLPMNQQPANQPMPINQQPINQSMPINPQPAQFNLQQPVPPSYRPLQPPSMTFYHQTQ